One genomic region from Blattabacterium cuenoti encodes:
- a CDS encoding thymidylate synthase yields MKQYLNLLKNVLKNGIKRKDRTGIGTISLFGYQMRFDLEKGFPLLTTKKLDLRSIIYELLWFLKGDTNIQYLKDHKVSIWDEWADKNGELGPIYGLQWRKWPTYDGHFIDQIAFLIEEIKLNPNSRRLVVSSWNVGMIQNMVLPPCHLLFQFYVSEKNLSLLLYQRSADIFLGLPFNIASYALLLTMLASTLNLKEKELIHTIGDAHIYNNHIKQAKLQIERTPRPLPKMILNPSVKNIFEFRFKDFQLKDYNPFPHIKGDVAI; encoded by the coding sequence ATGAAACAATACTTAAATCTATTAAAAAACGTATTAAAAAACGGAATAAAAAGAAAAGATCGTACTGGAATAGGCACAATAAGTCTATTTGGATATCAAATGAGATTCGATTTAGAAAAAGGATTTCCTCTTTTGACCACAAAAAAATTAGATTTACGATCTATTATTTATGAATTATTATGGTTTCTGAAAGGAGACACAAATATACAATATTTAAAAGATCATAAAGTTTCTATATGGGATGAATGGGCAGATAAAAATGGAGAATTAGGACCAATATATGGATTGCAATGGAGAAAATGGCCTACATATGATGGACATTTTATTGATCAAATTGCTTTTCTTATAGAAGAGATCAAATTGAACCCCAATTCACGACGTTTGGTTGTTTCTTCTTGGAATGTGGGCATGATTCAAAATATGGTGCTTCCTCCCTGCCATTTGTTATTTCAATTCTATGTATCTGAAAAAAATTTATCGTTGCTATTATATCAGAGAAGTGCAGATATTTTTCTAGGATTACCTTTCAATATAGCTTCTTATGCTTTGCTACTCACTATGTTAGCCAGTACTCTAAATTTAAAAGAAAAAGAACTAATTCACACCATAGGTGATGCTCATATCTATAATAACCATATCAAACAAGCAAAATTACAAATAGAAAGAACTCCAAGACCACTTCCAAAAATGATACTCAATCCCTCAGTAAAAAATATTTTTGAATTTCGTTTTAAAGATTTTCAATTAAAAGACTATAATCCTTTTCCTCATATTAAGGGAGATGTTGCTATTTAA
- a CDS encoding ribose-phosphate diphosphokinase has protein sequence MNQKVLFFSTRSGLKLSENIASYYGTFLGKVQFLEFSDGEYTPCFEQSVRGSQVFLIGSTFPPVDNLMELLLMCDAARRASAHNITLVIPYFGWARQDHKDQPRTPIAAKLIANLMVASGATRVMTMDLHADQIQGFFDIPVDHLYASRIFIDYIKKLNINQLTIASPDMGGAKRARSYAGYLGTDVVICYKERKKANEIEFMNLIGNVKEKNIILIDDMVDTAGTLTEAANLIKKQGAKSVRAIATHPVLSGNSYEKINQSALEELVVTDTIPINRIKFNDKIKVLSCAPLFAEVMQSVHNDESISNKFVI, from the coding sequence ATGAATCAAAAGGTTCTCTTCTTTTCTACAAGAAGTGGGTTAAAATTATCAGAAAATATAGCTTCTTATTATGGGACTTTTCTTGGCAAAGTACAATTTTTAGAATTTAGTGATGGAGAATATACTCCTTGTTTTGAACAATCTGTTCGTGGATCTCAAGTTTTTTTGATAGGGTCTACTTTTCCTCCAGTAGACAATTTAATGGAATTGCTATTGATGTGCGATGCCGCTCGTAGAGCTTCCGCTCATAACATTACACTTGTTATCCCTTATTTTGGATGGGCTAGACAAGATCATAAAGATCAACCTAGAACTCCTATTGCTGCAAAACTTATAGCCAATTTAATGGTTGCTTCAGGAGCGACTCGAGTTATGACCATGGATTTACATGCAGATCAAATTCAGGGTTTTTTTGATATACCTGTAGATCATTTGTATGCATCTAGAATATTCATTGATTATATTAAAAAATTAAACATAAATCAACTAACTATTGCCTCTCCAGATATGGGAGGAGCTAAAAGAGCTAGAAGTTATGCTGGTTATTTGGGAACAGATGTAGTCATTTGTTATAAAGAAAGAAAAAAAGCAAATGAAATTGAATTTATGAATCTTATAGGAAATGTTAAAGAAAAAAATATCATACTTATAGATGATATGGTAGATACCGCTGGGACTCTAACAGAAGCTGCCAACTTAATAAAAAAACAAGGTGCTAAAAGTGTACGTGCTATTGCTACTCATCCAGTTTTATCAGGAAATTCATATGAAAAAATAAATCAATCAGCACTTGAAGAATTGGTGGTGACAGATACTATTCCTATAAACAGAATCAAATTCAATGATAAAATAAAAGTTTTATCTTGCGCCCCACTTTTTGCTGAAGTAATGCAATCAGTACATAACGATGAATCCATCAGTAATAAATTCGTAATATGA
- a CDS encoding 50S ribosomal protein L25 has translation MKYINIYGQKRNVGKKAVHSIRLSGKIPCILYGKNMNIPFFTSLESLKKIVYTTERYGVIIQIDNQNINAVQKEIQFDPISDKILHADFFQIDESKPIVLEIPVKSFGRPIGVSKGGEYYSPIRKLKVKAFPSHIPEYIKLNIGSLDIGDRITVEDLYKDQYVILHPSHTLIARVKNSRINIKDQKEKEDQKEKEDQKEKEDQKEKNK, from the coding sequence ATGAAATATATAAATATATACGGTCAAAAAAGAAATGTTGGAAAAAAAGCTGTTCATTCTATTCGACTTTCTGGAAAAATACCATGTATTTTGTATGGAAAAAATATGAATATTCCATTTTTTACTTCATTAGAAAGTTTAAAAAAAATAGTGTATACAACGGAAAGATATGGAGTAATTATTCAAATAGATAATCAAAATATAAATGCAGTTCAAAAAGAAATACAATTTGATCCTATTAGTGACAAAATATTGCATGCAGATTTTTTTCAAATTGATGAATCAAAGCCTATTGTCTTAGAAATTCCTGTAAAATCTTTTGGAAGACCTATTGGAGTTTCTAAAGGAGGAGAATATTATTCTCCAATTAGAAAGCTAAAAGTTAAAGCTTTTCCATCTCATATTCCAGAATATATAAAATTAAATATTGGTTCTTTAGATATAGGAGATAGAATAACAGTTGAAGATCTATATAAGGATCAATATGTTATATTGCACCCATCACATACACTTATAGCAAGAGTGAAAAATTCCCGCATAAATATTAAAGATCAAAAAGAAAAAGAAGATCAAAAAGAAAAAGAAGATCAAAAAGAAAAAGAAGATCAAAAAGAAAAAAATAAATAA
- a CDS encoding nucleoside deaminase: MSKDLYFMKIALKEAFIAFHKNEVPIGAAIIYEDVVIAKAHNLTETFSNITAHAEMLVINLASNYLKNKYIKKCTLYVTLEPCIMCAGALFWSQIGRVVCGANSRRGFLYSGIRLHPKTKFVSGIMKNQCRALIQKFFFFKRIHKHKIR; encoded by the coding sequence ATGTCTAAAGATCTTTATTTTATGAAAATAGCTTTAAAAGAAGCTTTTATTGCTTTTCATAAAAATGAAGTTCCTATAGGAGCAGCAATAATATATGAAGATGTGGTTATAGCAAAAGCTCATAATTTAACTGAAACTTTTAGTAACATAACCGCACATGCAGAAATGTTGGTAATTAACTTAGCTTCTAATTATTTGAAAAATAAATACATAAAAAAATGCACATTATATGTCACTCTAGAACCATGTATTATGTGTGCAGGAGCTTTATTTTGGTCCCAAATAGGAAGAGTAGTTTGTGGAGCTAATTCTAGAAGAGGATTTTTGTATTCTGGTATTAGATTACATCCAAAAACTAAATTTGTATCTGGAATTATGAAAAATCAATGTAGAGCTCTGATCCAAAAATTCTTCTTTTTTAAAAGAATTCATAAGCATAAAATTAGATAA
- a CDS encoding DedA family protein: MSDFWDFFQHLFNPRWIFLYFGNTALFILLAIVFAETGFFIGFFLPGDSLLFTAGIFGEDLCKNFYDVPFFVIILIVAGVAILGNVQGYWLGYKSGNLLYKKKDSFFFKKKHLILAKLFYNKYKTTALIMSRFLPMFRSFAPIVAGAIRIDFKKFMIYNIIGALAWTFSIMLAGHYLDKSFPELKNHLEWIILLIVFTTTLPIILKLKIKKKALI, translated from the coding sequence ATGTCTGATTTTTGGGATTTTTTTCAGCATTTATTCAATCCTAGATGGATATTTTTATATTTTGGAAATACAGCTTTGTTTATTCTTTTAGCAATAGTTTTTGCAGAAACAGGATTTTTTATCGGATTTTTCTTGCCCGGAGATTCTTTGTTGTTTACTGCTGGAATTTTTGGAGAAGATTTATGCAAAAATTTTTATGATGTCCCTTTCTTTGTCATCATTTTAATTGTAGCGGGAGTAGCTATTCTTGGAAACGTGCAAGGATATTGGTTAGGATATAAATCCGGTAATTTGTTATATAAAAAAAAGGATTCCTTTTTTTTTAAGAAGAAACATCTTATTCTGGCAAAATTATTTTATAATAAATACAAAACAACAGCATTGATTATGAGTCGTTTTCTTCCAATGTTTCGTTCTTTTGCTCCTATTGTAGCAGGAGCAATCCGTATCGATTTCAAAAAATTTATGATATATAATATTATCGGAGCGCTTGCTTGGACTTTTTCTATTATGTTGGCTGGACATTATCTAGATAAAAGTTTTCCTGAATTAAAAAATCATCTTGAATGGATTATTTTGTTAATCGTATTTACTACAACTTTACCGATTATTCTGAAACTTAAAATAAAGAAAAAGGCTCTTATCTAA
- the aroB gene encoding 3-dehydroquinate synthase — MKNSDRGEFIYFHEKAYEMLKNYLLNQVDSIKNTFILVDDRTHQHCLPILLSHIDFLKESNLIQIKSGEEEKNIHTCIQICKNLEKFKANRKSLILNLGGGVITDIGGFVASIFKRGIRFVNIPTTLLGMVDAAVGNKTGVNLDSIKNEIGSFYIPEFLIIDTYFLKTLPKKEIISGMAEMFKHGLIANKDFWMKMNQIKDLNDIDVNQWHHLIYQSILIKQKIVDQDPKEKGLRKILNFGHTIGHALESYFLNAEKILHGIAVIMGMICESWISYKINGLPISDYENIKSTFSELYPMQKKIYGLSDSEIEKILMIMEYDKKNEKNKIQFSLLKEIGKCSYNCQVTHSLIKECFLK; from the coding sequence ATGAAAAATAGTGATAGAGGGGAGTTCATATACTTTCATGAAAAAGCTTATGAAATGCTAAAAAATTATCTACTGAACCAAGTAGATTCCATAAAAAATACATTCATTTTAGTGGATGACAGAACTCATCAACATTGTCTTCCTATTCTTTTATCTCATATAGATTTTTTAAAAGAATCTAATTTGATTCAAATAAAATCAGGAGAAGAAGAAAAAAATATTCATACATGCATTCAAATATGTAAAAATCTAGAAAAATTTAAAGCAAATAGAAAAAGTTTAATCCTCAATTTAGGAGGAGGAGTTATAACAGATATAGGTGGATTTGTAGCTTCTATATTTAAAAGAGGAATTCGTTTTGTGAATATTCCTACTACTTTGTTAGGAATGGTTGATGCCGCTGTGGGAAACAAAACAGGTGTTAATTTAGATTCAATTAAAAATGAAATAGGATCTTTTTATATTCCAGAATTTTTAATTATTGATACTTATTTTTTGAAAACTCTTCCTAAAAAAGAAATTATTTCTGGAATGGCTGAAATGTTTAAACATGGTTTAATAGCGAATAAAGATTTTTGGATGAAGATGAATCAAATAAAAGATTTAAATGATATAGATGTAAATCAATGGCATCATTTAATTTATCAATCTATATTGATCAAACAGAAAATTGTGGACCAAGATCCCAAAGAAAAAGGATTAAGAAAAATACTTAATTTCGGACATACCATTGGACATGCTTTAGAAAGTTATTTTCTGAATGCTGAAAAAATATTACATGGGATAGCTGTCATCATGGGAATGATTTGTGAATCTTGGATTTCATACAAAATTAATGGTTTACCTATTTCTGATTATGAAAACATTAAATCAACATTTTCTGAATTATATCCAATGCAAAAAAAAATTTATGGTTTATCTGATTCAGAAATCGAAAAAATATTGATGATCATGGAATATGATAAAAAAAATGAGAAGAACAAAATTCAATTTTCTTTATTAAAAGAAATAGGAAAATGTTCCTATAATTGTCAAGTTACACATTCCTTAATCAAGGAATGTTTTTTGAAATAA